One Dysosmobacter welbionis DNA segment encodes these proteins:
- a CDS encoding YitT family protein yields the protein MDPILATLYGGAGMGVGLGLVFSQGATTGGTDIIGKLLKLKFPWLPIGKLVMIPDMVVVILAAVVFGTVNAALYGLIQMYLLSKVMDMILYGWDTSRVAYIITDRWEETVQGLLDMNRGVTLLQGKGAYTGAEKQVLLVAFRQREIVPIKRMLREIDPKAFFIVCDAHEILGEGFGDYQKEEI from the coding sequence ATGGACCCGATCCTGGCGACCCTGTACGGCGGCGCCGGGATGGGGGTAGGGCTGGGATTGGTATTCTCCCAGGGGGCCACGACGGGCGGCACGGATATCATCGGCAAGCTGCTGAAGCTGAAATTCCCCTGGCTGCCCATCGGTAAGCTGGTGATGATCCCGGACATGGTGGTGGTGATCCTGGCTGCAGTGGTGTTCGGCACCGTCAACGCGGCACTTTATGGCTTGATTCAGATGTATCTGCTGTCCAAGGTCATGGATATGATCCTGTACGGGTGGGATACCTCTCGTGTGGCCTACATCATCACCGACCGGTGGGAGGAGACGGTCCAGGGACTGCTGGATATGAACCGGGGCGTGACGCTGCTTCAGGGAAAAGGCGCATACACCGGCGCGGAGAAGCAGGTACTGCTGGTGGCCTTCAGGCAGCGGGAGATCGTGCCCATCAAGCGGATGCTGCGGGAGATCGACCCGAAGGCTTTTTTCATCGTGTGCGACGCCCATGAGATCCTGGGCGAGGGATTTGGGGATTATCAGAAGGAGGAAATTTGA
- a CDS encoding YitT family protein gives MAQKVRSCGIITLGAVIYALAFDWFVAPNQIAMGGVTGLAQIVNALVPVLPVGVLSILVNVPLFLAGWRLLGGRLLVSSLYAMAVSSLAIDVIAWMHTFPRWTRSWRPCTAAPGWG, from the coding sequence ATGGCGCAGAAGGTGAGGAGCTGCGGTATCATCACGCTGGGGGCAGTGATCTACGCCCTGGCATTTGACTGGTTCGTAGCCCCCAACCAGATCGCCATGGGCGGCGTGACGGGTCTGGCCCAGATCGTGAACGCCCTGGTGCCGGTCCTGCCGGTGGGAGTGCTGTCCATCCTTGTCAATGTGCCGCTGTTTCTGGCGGGCTGGCGGCTGCTGGGAGGCCGCCTGCTGGTGAGCAGCCTGTACGCCATGGCAGTCAGTTCCTTGGCCATTGACGTGATTGCATGGATGCATACCTTCCCCCGATGGACCCGATCCTGGCGACCCTGTACGGCGGCGCCGGGATGGGGGTAG
- a CDS encoding DNA gyrase/topoisomerase IV subunit A has translation MPKKKKTDDNKHKVDASNVIGLHAAVVEQPITDTLETNYMPYAMSVIVSRAIPEIDGFKPSHRKLLYTMYKMGLLTGARTKSANIVGQTMRLNPHGDAAIYDTMVRLSRGYGALLTPFVDSKGNFGKVYSRDMAWAAPRYTEAKLTPICAELFRDIDSDTVDFVDNYDNTMKEPALLPTTFPNILVSANSGIAVGMASQFCGFNLKEVCDTTIAYLKNPDCDLMETLLAPDFPTGGELIFDRNTIREIYETGRGSVRVRAKYRYVKEENLIEIYEIPYSTTVEAILDKVAELIKAGRAKEIADMRDETDLSGLKLAIDLKRGVDPDKLMTKLYKLTPLEDAFACNFNVLIAGTPKVLGVRQILEEWTAWRTGSVRRRVYFVMKKKQDKLHLLKGLKRILLDIDKAIQIIRETEEEAEVIPNLMIGFGIDQIQAEYVAEIKLRNINKEYILKRVNETDALQDEIADLEDTLNSPRRLKQILVDELTEAARKYGEPRRTSIVYSHEIETYVEEAQVEDYSVHVFLSREGYFKKITPASLRMAADQKYKDGDGLSQTFETTNGAEIMFFTDRCQVYKTRLSEFEDTKASALGDYLPAKLSMDSGENVIYAVLPGPDYAGALLFFFANGKAARVDLTAYKTTSNRRKLTGAYSDKAPLACIRRLDTDCELAVYSTEPRALIFHTALLAPKTTRTTQGVAVMTLKPKYQLETVKALEDTPITNQSRYRVRSLPAAGALLREEDSEERQMDLLD, from the coding sequence TTGCCCAAAAAGAAAAAAACCGACGACAACAAGCATAAGGTAGACGCGTCCAACGTCATCGGCCTTCACGCGGCGGTGGTGGAACAGCCCATCACCGACACGCTGGAGACCAACTACATGCCCTACGCCATGAGCGTCATTGTCTCCCGGGCCATTCCGGAGATCGACGGGTTCAAGCCCTCCCACCGCAAGCTGCTGTACACCATGTACAAGATGGGTCTGCTGACGGGAGCCCGGACCAAGTCCGCCAACATCGTGGGCCAGACCATGCGCCTCAACCCCCACGGCGACGCCGCCATCTACGACACCATGGTGCGCCTCTCCCGGGGCTACGGCGCCCTGCTGACGCCTTTTGTGGATTCCAAAGGCAACTTCGGCAAGGTCTACTCCCGGGACATGGCCTGGGCCGCCCCCCGGTACACAGAGGCCAAGCTGACGCCCATCTGCGCCGAGCTGTTCCGGGATATCGACAGCGACACCGTGGACTTTGTGGACAACTACGACAACACCATGAAGGAGCCGGCCCTGCTGCCCACCACCTTCCCCAACATTCTGGTGTCCGCCAACAGCGGCATCGCCGTGGGCATGGCCTCCCAGTTCTGTGGGTTCAATCTGAAGGAGGTCTGCGACACCACCATCGCCTATCTGAAGAACCCGGACTGCGACCTGATGGAGACCCTGCTGGCGCCGGATTTCCCCACCGGCGGAGAGCTGATCTTCGACCGGAACACCATCCGGGAGATCTATGAGACCGGCCGGGGCAGCGTCCGGGTCCGGGCCAAGTACCGCTACGTCAAAGAGGAGAATCTCATCGAGATCTACGAGATCCCCTACTCCACCACCGTGGAGGCCATCCTGGACAAGGTGGCGGAGCTCATCAAGGCGGGCCGGGCGAAAGAGATCGCCGACATGCGGGACGAGACGGACCTCTCCGGCCTGAAACTGGCCATCGACCTGAAGCGGGGCGTGGACCCGGACAAGCTGATGACCAAGCTCTACAAGCTGACACCCCTGGAGGACGCCTTTGCCTGCAACTTCAACGTGCTGATCGCCGGTACTCCCAAGGTGCTGGGGGTGCGGCAGATCCTGGAGGAGTGGACTGCCTGGCGGACCGGGTCCGTCCGGCGGCGGGTCTACTTCGTGATGAAGAAGAAACAGGACAAGCTGCACCTCTTAAAGGGCCTCAAGCGGATCCTGCTGGACATCGATAAGGCCATCCAAATCATCCGGGAGACAGAGGAGGAGGCCGAGGTCATCCCCAACCTGATGATCGGCTTCGGCATCGACCAGATCCAGGCGGAGTACGTGGCGGAGATCAAGCTCCGCAACATCAACAAGGAGTATATCCTCAAGCGTGTCAACGAGACCGACGCCCTCCAGGACGAGATCGCCGACCTGGAGGACACCCTGAACTCCCCCCGGCGGCTGAAGCAGATCCTGGTGGACGAGCTGACGGAGGCGGCCAGGAAATACGGCGAGCCCCGCCGAACCTCCATCGTGTACAGCCACGAGATCGAGACCTATGTGGAGGAGGCTCAGGTGGAGGACTACTCCGTCCATGTGTTCCTCTCCAGGGAGGGGTACTTCAAGAAGATCACCCCCGCCTCTTTGCGAATGGCGGCGGACCAGAAGTACAAGGACGGGGACGGATTGTCCCAGACCTTTGAGACCACCAACGGCGCGGAGATCATGTTCTTCACGGACCGGTGCCAGGTGTACAAGACCCGCCTCAGCGAGTTTGAAGACACCAAGGCCAGCGCCTTGGGGGACTATCTGCCCGCGAAACTCTCCATGGACAGCGGCGAGAATGTGATCTACGCCGTCCTGCCGGGACCGGACTACGCCGGGGCCCTGCTGTTCTTCTTTGCAAACGGCAAGGCGGCCCGGGTGGACCTGACCGCCTACAAGACCACCTCCAACCGCCGCAAGCTGACGGGGGCCTACTCCGACAAGGCGCCCCTGGCCTGTATCCGCAGGCTGGATACAGACTGCGAGCTGGCGGTGTACTCCACGGAGCCCCGGGCGCTGATTTTCCACACCGCTCTGCTGGCTCCCAAGACCACCCGCACCACCCAGGGGGTGGCGGTGATGACCCTGAAGCCAAAGTACCAGCTGGAGACGGTGAAGGCGCTGGAGGACACGCCCATCACCAACCAGAGCCGCTACCGGGTGCGCAGTCTCCCGGCGGCGGGCGCCCTGCTGCGGGAGGAGGACTCCGAGGAGCGGCAGATGGATCTGCTGGACTGA
- a CDS encoding transposase — MERPQRKRLRLESYDYSQPGSYFITICTRERNQEVLCSIEPAVGAIINRPPRISLTPLGRIVDETIRAIPDHYPGISVDQYIIMPDHVHLILALRHIGPDERQIAAPTPLSNVIQQMKRITSK, encoded by the coding sequence ATGGAACGCCCCCAGCGGAAGCGCCTGCGGCTGGAGTCCTATGATTACAGCCAGCCGGGATCTTATTTCATCACCATCTGCACCAGGGAGCGGAATCAGGAGGTCCTGTGTTCCATCGAACCCGCCGTAGGGGCGATTATCAATCGCCCGCCTCGAATCTCCCTGACACCTCTGGGGCGGATCGTGGATGAAACCATCCGAGCGATCCCGGATCACTACCCCGGCATATCGGTAGATCAATATATCATCATGCCGGACCATGTGCATTTGATTTTGGCACTCCGGCACATCGGGCCGGACGAGCGGCAGATTGCCGCCCCTACGCCGCTGTCGAACGTCATCCAGCAGATGAAGCGGATCACCAGCAAGTAA
- a CDS encoding DNA gyrase/topoisomerase IV subunit B, translating to MATKKQDYGNDSISALKGADRVRKRPGVIFGSDGLEGCEHAVFEILSNSIDEAREGHGRTITVTRFADRSIQVEDAGRGCPVDWNEKEQRYNWELVYCELYAGGKYDNVSGDNYEYSLGLNGLGACATQYASRYMDVTVWRDGFEYTLHFQRGEIVGELGKAPLLKSQARKTGTRTRWLPDLDVFTDIAIPAEYFTDVMKRQAVVNAGVTFRFRNETEPGRFEEAEFLYENGIMDYVTELAGEGSLTAPVFWQTEKKGRDRADKPEYKVKLSVACCFSNKVNVIEHYHNSSWLEHGGSPEKAAKSAFVSAIDKYLRDQGKYQKSEGKITWADIEDCLVLVSNNFSTQTSYENQTKKAITNKFVQEAMTEFLRSNLEIYFIENPFDAEKIGEQVLLNKRSREKAEETRLNVKKKLSGSVDIANRVQKFVDCRTKDVDKREIYIVEGDSALGSVKLARDSEYQGIMPVRGKILNCLKADYARIFKSEIITDLIKVLGCGVEVQNKHVKNVAPFDLGNLRWSKVVICTDGDVDGFQIRTLILTMLYRLTPTLIREGYVYIAETPLFEINSGDKTWFAYSDKEKNDIVKSLEGKKYKIDRSKGLGENDPDMMWLTTMNPETRRLIRVMPEDVEQTAAVFDLLLGDNLQGRKDHIAENGYKYLEMADIS from the coding sequence ATGGCAACCAAGAAGCAGGACTATGGCAACGACAGCATTTCGGCATTAAAGGGCGCAGACCGGGTCCGGAAGCGGCCCGGCGTCATTTTCGGCTCTGACGGACTGGAGGGCTGCGAGCACGCGGTGTTCGAGATTCTCTCCAACTCCATCGATGAGGCCCGGGAGGGCCACGGCCGGACCATCACTGTCACCCGGTTTGCAGACCGGTCCATCCAGGTGGAGGACGCGGGCCGGGGCTGCCCGGTGGACTGGAATGAGAAGGAGCAGCGGTACAACTGGGAGCTGGTGTACTGCGAGCTGTACGCCGGCGGCAAGTACGACAACGTCTCCGGCGACAACTACGAATATTCCTTAGGGCTCAACGGATTGGGTGCCTGCGCCACCCAGTACGCCTCCCGGTACATGGACGTCACCGTCTGGCGGGACGGCTTTGAATACACCCTGCACTTTCAGCGGGGCGAGATCGTGGGGGAGCTGGGGAAGGCGCCCCTGCTCAAGAGCCAGGCCAGAAAAACCGGCACCCGCACCCGCTGGCTTCCCGACTTGGACGTGTTCACGGACATCGCCATCCCGGCGGAGTACTTCACCGACGTGATGAAGCGCCAGGCGGTGGTGAACGCCGGGGTCACCTTCCGGTTCCGGAACGAGACAGAGCCGGGTCGGTTCGAAGAGGCGGAGTTCCTCTACGAAAACGGCATCATGGACTATGTGACGGAGCTTGCGGGAGAGGGGAGCCTGACGGCGCCGGTGTTCTGGCAGACGGAGAAGAAGGGCCGGGACCGGGCGGACAAGCCGGAGTACAAGGTGAAGCTCAGCGTGGCCTGCTGCTTTTCCAATAAGGTGAACGTCATCGAGCACTACCACAACTCCTCCTGGCTGGAGCACGGCGGCTCTCCGGAGAAGGCGGCCAAGTCCGCCTTTGTCTCCGCCATCGACAAGTACCTGCGGGACCAGGGGAAGTACCAGAAGAGCGAGGGCAAGATCACCTGGGCGGATATCGAGGACTGCCTGGTGCTGGTCAGCAACAACTTCTCCACCCAGACCAGCTACGAGAACCAGACCAAGAAGGCCATCACCAACAAATTCGTCCAGGAGGCCATGACGGAGTTCCTCCGCAGCAACCTGGAGATCTACTTCATTGAAAACCCCTTTGACGCAGAGAAGATCGGCGAGCAGGTGCTGCTGAACAAGCGCAGCCGGGAGAAGGCGGAGGAGACCCGCCTGAACGTGAAGAAGAAGCTCTCCGGCTCGGTGGACATCGCCAACCGGGTCCAGAAGTTCGTGGACTGCCGCACCAAGGACGTGGACAAGCGGGAGATCTACATCGTGGAGGGCGACAGCGCCCTGGGCAGCGTGAAGCTGGCCCGGGACTCCGAGTATCAGGGCATCATGCCGGTGCGGGGCAAGATCCTGAACTGCCTGAAGGCGGACTATGCCCGGATTTTCAAGAGCGAGATCATCACGGACCTCATCAAGGTCCTGGGCTGCGGCGTGGAGGTCCAGAACAAGCACGTGAAGAACGTGGCGCCCTTTGACTTGGGCAACCTGCGGTGGAGCAAGGTGGTCATCTGCACCGACGGCGACGTGGACGGCTTCCAGATCCGGACGCTGATCCTCACCATGCTGTACCGGCTGACCCCCACCCTGATCCGGGAGGGGTACGTGTATATCGCGGAGACGCCCCTGTTTGAGATCAACAGCGGCGACAAGACGTGGTTCGCCTACTCCGACAAGGAGAAGAACGACATCGTGAAATCCCTGGAGGGGAAGAAGTACAAGATCGACCGGTCCAAGGGCCTGGGCGAGAACGACCCGGACATGATGTGGCTGACCACCATGAACCCGGAGACCCGGCGGCTGATCCGGGTGATGCCGGAGGACGTGGAGCAGACGGCGGCGGTGTTCGACCTGCTGCTGGGGGACAACCTCCAGGGCCGGAAGGACCATATTGCGGAGAACGGGTACAAGTACCTGGAGATGGCGGATATTTCGTGA
- a CDS encoding desulfoferrodoxin family protein, with protein MKFYICKHCGNVITKLTSAQVPVKCCGEEMHVLEAGVTDAAQEKHVPAVTVEGSLVKVDVGSVTHPMTAEHFIQWVVVETERDALIHWFHPEETPEVVFALAEGQTAKAVYAYCNLHGLWKKDL; from the coding sequence ATGAAGTTCTATATCTGCAAACATTGCGGCAATGTCATCACCAAGCTCACCTCCGCCCAGGTGCCCGTGAAGTGCTGCGGCGAGGAGATGCATGTGCTGGAGGCCGGTGTCACCGACGCCGCCCAGGAGAAGCACGTGCCTGCCGTCACGGTGGAGGGCAGTCTGGTGAAGGTGGACGTGGGCTCTGTCACCCATCCCATGACCGCCGAGCACTTTATCCAGTGGGTGGTGGTGGAGACTGAGCGGGACGCCCTGATCCACTGGTTCCACCCGGAGGAGACGCCGGAGGTCGTGTTCGCCCTGGCGGAGGGCCAGACTGCCAAGGCCGTTTATGCCTACTGCAACCTCCACGGTCTTTGGAAGAAGGACCTGTAA
- a CDS encoding SpoVA/SpoVAEb family sporulation membrane protein, whose translation MGGAICVVGQLILNGWTAAGLEEKTAGTATSCTLVFLSALLTGLNLYNKLARFGGAGTLVPITGFANAVVSPAIDFRSEGFVTGMAAKMFLIAGPVIVFGTLASVIYGVVLVLLG comes from the coding sequence GTGGGCGGGGCCATCTGCGTGGTGGGCCAGCTGATCCTGAACGGCTGGACTGCCGCCGGCCTGGAGGAAAAGACGGCGGGCACCGCCACCTCCTGCACGCTGGTGTTTCTCTCCGCCCTGCTGACGGGGCTGAACCTGTACAACAAGCTGGCCCGCTTTGGCGGCGCCGGGACGCTGGTGCCCATCACCGGCTTTGCCAACGCGGTGGTCTCACCGGCCATCGACTTCCGCAGCGAGGGATTCGTCACCGGCATGGCGGCCAAGATGTTCCTGATCGCCGGGCCGGTGATCGTGTTCGGCACCCTGGCCTCGGTGATTTACGGCGTGGTCCTGGTGCTGCTCGGCTGA
- the hemW gene encoding radical SAM family heme chaperone HemW: protein MRPMPAPLGLYIHIPFCKSKCVYCDFYSLPRSESRMDDYTDALCAHLAETAPFAAGHLVDTVYFGGGTPSYLGTKRLVKILKTILKKYKVDKQAEITLEANPDSAGDWKELRTLRRCGFNRLSLGMQSADDEELSEIGRVHTMAQTEAAVEAARKAKFQNLSLDLIYGLPHQTLEGWQKNLSAALDLTPEHLSCYGLKVEEGTPLFARRGTAGLPGDDAQADMYLYTVEFLKAQGYEQYEISNFAKPGCASRHNLKYWTLGEYAGFGPGAHSDFGGVRYAYTKDLEGYIRGVRDHAPMLSESDRIPPLDRDTEWVMLGLRTTAGLDPKAFERRFRRRFTCFLPFLDQCARAGYAVEEDGRWHLTPRGFLVSNQIIGGMLDALAADKQRRADAAARGDFRVNLD, encoded by the coding sequence ATGAGACCCATGCCCGCCCCGCTGGGCCTGTATATCCACATTCCCTTCTGCAAGAGCAAGTGCGTCTACTGCGACTTCTACTCCCTGCCCCGGTCCGAGAGCCGGATGGACGACTACACGGATGCCCTGTGCGCCCATCTGGCGGAGACCGCCCCCTTCGCGGCGGGCCATCTGGTCGACACCGTGTACTTCGGCGGCGGCACCCCCAGCTATCTGGGGACCAAGCGGCTGGTGAAGATCCTGAAGACCATTCTGAAAAAATACAAGGTGGACAAGCAGGCGGAGATCACCCTGGAGGCCAATCCCGACTCCGCCGGGGACTGGAAAGAGCTGCGCACCCTGCGCCGGTGCGGGTTCAACCGCCTCTCCCTGGGAATGCAGTCCGCCGATGACGAAGAGCTCTCGGAGATCGGCCGGGTGCACACCATGGCTCAGACGGAAGCCGCCGTGGAGGCCGCCCGGAAGGCCAAGTTCCAGAATCTCTCCCTGGATTTGATTTACGGCCTGCCCCATCAGACGCTGGAGGGGTGGCAGAAAAACCTTTCCGCTGCCTTGGACCTGACGCCGGAGCATCTCTCCTGCTATGGGTTGAAGGTAGAGGAGGGTACGCCCCTTTTTGCCCGGCGGGGGACCGCGGGTCTGCCGGGGGACGACGCCCAGGCGGACATGTATCTCTACACGGTGGAGTTCCTGAAGGCCCAGGGCTATGAGCAGTATGAGATCTCCAACTTCGCAAAGCCGGGCTGCGCCTCCCGGCACAATCTGAAATACTGGACCCTGGGGGAGTACGCCGGCTTCGGCCCCGGCGCCCACTCGGACTTCGGCGGCGTGCGGTACGCCTACACAAAGGATCTGGAGGGCTATATCCGGGGCGTGCGGGACCACGCCCCCATGCTGTCGGAGAGCGACCGCATCCCACCCCTGGACCGGGACACCGAATGGGTAATGCTGGGCCTGCGGACCACGGCGGGTTTGGACCCCAAGGCATTTGAGCGCCGCTTCCGCCGCCGGTTCACCTGCTTTCTGCCCTTCCTGGACCAGTGCGCCAGGGCCGGCTATGCGGTGGAGGAGGACGGCCGCTGGCACCTGACGCCCCGGGGCTTTCTGGTGTCCAACCAGATCATCGGTGGGATGCTGGATGCCCTGGCCGCGGACAAACAGCGGCGGGCCGATGCCGCCGCCCGGGGAGATTTCCGGGTGAACCTGGATTGA
- a CDS encoding ferredoxin — MTVNVDASRCIGCGMCAAAVPAVFQIQGRVSVVQAQPRTPAEEAGAFDAANGCPVNAIRARKA, encoded by the coding sequence ATGACAGTCAATGTGGACGCCTCCCGGTGTATCGGCTGCGGGATGTGCGCGGCGGCGGTGCCGGCCGTGTTTCAGATCCAGGGGCGGGTGTCCGTGGTGCAGGCCCAGCCCCGGACCCCGGCGGAGGAGGCGGGGGCCTTCGACGCGGCCAACGGCTGCCCGGTCAATGCCATCCGGGCCCGGAAGGCATGA
- a CDS encoding phosphodiester glycosidase family protein, whose translation MKNTLRKTLSLFLAFTLLCSLGLTAAASEAMGEDLTSKGTLLNQKTQLSTNVFWSTAYSDLRTENVVTYEPNADVTPIVTFGDSLTTRTTVTSAARALESQGYRVAAGINGDFFNTSNGLPIGILVSEGEVLSSDGGYYAMGFREDGSAVIGKPGLSISANLGYQGSDSSGYFTDIIRTVAGINKARVSTGGIYLYTYDFNNRHTTGNTEAGVDVLCTIVDGSLSIGGTMTLVVDQVIEATSATAIGPDQIVLSANALSNTYYTDALRNIPVGATVTVTVSAANEAWNDVQYAVGALYSLVQDGAVVSGLPSGVNPRTAVGVTADGTVVFYTIDGRRSGHSIGASLSQVAQRMIELGCVAAIGLDGGGSTTITVTQPDDTTAATINRPSDGSERAVANHLFLVATNEPTGELGHFYVQADNAYVLAGSKVEISAAAVDTNYIPMDEDYDYDLEASDGELDGNILTTPKRGGEITVTASSGRREGSTTVYAIEDPTDVVIRDSSGTALTTLNAATGTTTQLAATAAYNHISLKADPEAFTWEVTGDIGTVDEHGLFTAAAPGTGTITVSAGRARVSIPVTVSSSGTVSAGGVMEVESFEGSTTIFRGSGSNMDFSLNHSADTVRMGSGSAKVDYTLTETGASQGAYTAEWRASKSTGIDCSTYTALHLWVYGDGSGNILSLLYNDGAAGYQSLQVTPLDFTGWKQVTVTLPGAHFEIQGLQVSATTAADGTVSVGDKLSGTIYIDHITATASGTPDNAAPVVSASLDNSLWQVTASVADAVDGILPAGSVTVTYNGAPYGSYDPATGLVTVALPGPGESHEAMRITITARDLSGNIGRASVDVEPYGVDHKFTDINDYWAATYVDFLYNANITTGYADGTFRPNDNISRQQFAVMLYRYLGLDGTQYESVTLPFADNASIGDYALTAVKALYTEGIINGSTGSDGRLYFNPGGSLTRAQAAAMIGRTQEKGYAIVDLTFSDTASIPAYATYYIQTMAAQGVISGYADGTFQPGANITRGQMAKILYNLM comes from the coding sequence ATGAAAAACACCCTGCGCAAAACCCTGTCCCTGTTTTTGGCGTTCACGCTTCTTTGCTCCCTGGGCCTCACCGCCGCCGCGTCCGAGGCCATGGGCGAGGACCTGACCTCCAAGGGCACTCTTTTGAACCAGAAGACCCAGCTCTCCACCAATGTGTTTTGGAGTACTGCGTACTCCGACCTGCGGACGGAGAACGTCGTCACATACGAGCCCAATGCAGATGTGACGCCCATCGTCACCTTCGGGGACTCCCTGACCACCCGCACCACGGTCACCTCTGCGGCCCGGGCACTGGAGAGCCAGGGCTACCGGGTGGCGGCGGGCATCAACGGCGACTTCTTCAACACCTCCAACGGCCTGCCCATCGGCATCCTGGTGTCGGAGGGAGAGGTCCTCAGCAGCGACGGCGGCTACTACGCCATGGGTTTCCGGGAGGATGGCTCTGCTGTCATCGGCAAGCCCGGACTCTCCATCTCCGCCAACCTGGGCTATCAGGGTTCGGACAGCAGCGGGTACTTCACGGACATCATCCGCACGGTGGCCGGCATCAACAAGGCCCGGGTCTCCACCGGCGGCATCTACCTCTATACATACGACTTCAACAACCGGCACACCACCGGCAATACCGAGGCCGGCGTGGACGTGCTGTGCACCATCGTGGACGGCTCCCTCTCCATCGGCGGCACCATGACGCTGGTGGTGGACCAGGTGATCGAGGCCACCTCCGCAACGGCCATCGGGCCGGACCAGATTGTCCTCTCCGCCAACGCCCTCTCCAACACCTACTACACCGACGCCCTGCGGAACATCCCTGTGGGCGCCACGGTGACCGTCACCGTCTCCGCCGCCAATGAGGCGTGGAACGATGTGCAGTACGCCGTGGGTGCCTTATACTCCCTGGTGCAGGACGGCGCCGTGGTCTCCGGTCTGCCCTCCGGGGTGAACCCCCGCACGGCGGTGGGTGTGACAGCTGACGGCACCGTGGTGTTCTATACCATCGACGGCCGCCGGTCCGGCCACTCCATCGGCGCCAGCCTGAGCCAGGTGGCCCAGCGGATGATCGAGCTGGGCTGCGTGGCCGCCATCGGCCTGGACGGCGGCGGCTCCACCACCATCACCGTGACGCAGCCCGACGACACCACCGCCGCTACCATCAACCGTCCCTCCGACGGCAGTGAGCGGGCGGTGGCCAACCACCTGTTCCTGGTGGCCACCAATGAGCCCACCGGCGAACTGGGCCACTTCTACGTCCAGGCGGACAACGCCTACGTTCTGGCGGGCAGCAAGGTAGAGATCTCCGCCGCCGCCGTAGACACCAACTACATCCCCATGGACGAGGACTATGACTACGACCTGGAGGCCTCCGACGGGGAGCTGGACGGCAATATCCTCACCACCCCGAAACGGGGCGGTGAGATCACCGTCACCGCCTCCAGCGGCCGCAGAGAAGGCTCTACCACCGTCTACGCCATCGAGGATCCCACGGACGTGGTGATCCGGGACAGCAGCGGCACCGCGCTCACCACGCTGAATGCCGCCACCGGCACCACCACCCAGCTGGCCGCCACCGCCGCCTACAACCACATCTCCCTGAAGGCGGATCCAGAAGCCTTCACCTGGGAGGTCACCGGCGACATCGGCACGGTGGATGAGCACGGCCTCTTTACTGCCGCCGCGCCCGGCACCGGCACCATCACGGTCTCCGCCGGCCGGGCCAGAGTCTCCATCCCCGTCACCGTCTCCAGCTCCGGCACGGTCTCCGCCGGCGGCGTCATGGAGGTGGAGTCCTTTGAGGGCAGCACCACCATCTTCCGGGGCAGCGGCAGCAACATGGACTTCAGTCTGAACCACAGCGCCGACACCGTGCGGATGGGCAGCGGCTCCGCCAAGGTGGATTACACTCTTACCGAAACCGGCGCATCCCAAGGCGCCTACACCGCCGAGTGGCGGGCCTCCAAGTCCACGGGCATCGACTGCAGCACCTATACTGCCCTGCACCTGTGGGTCTACGGCGACGGCTCCGGCAACATCCTGTCCCTGCTGTACAACGATGGCGCCGCAGGCTATCAGTCCCTCCAGGTAACCCCGCTGGACTTCACCGGCTGGAAACAGGTCACCGTCACCCTCCCCGGCGCACACTTCGAGATTCAGGGTCTGCAGGTCAGCGCCACCACCGCCGCAGACGGTACGGTTTCTGTCGGCGACAAGCTCTCCGGCACCATCTATATCGACCACATCACCGCCACCGCCTCCGGCACGCCGGACAACGCGGCGCCTGTGGTCTCCGCCTCCCTCGACAATTCCCTCTGGCAGGTGACCGCCTCGGTCGCCGACGCGGTGGATGGCATCCTGCCAGCGGGCAGCGTCACCGTCACCTACAACGGCGCCCCCTACGGCAGCTATGATCCCGCCACCGGTCTTGTGACCGTGGCCCTGCCCGGCCCCGGGGAGAGCCACGAGGCCATGCGGATCACCATCACCGCCCGGGACCTCTCCGGCAACATCGGCCGGGCCTCCGTGGATGTGGAGCCCTACGGCGTGGACCACAAGTTCACGGACATCAACGACTACTGGGCGGCCACCTATGTGGACTTCCTGTACAACGCCAATATCACCACCGGCTATGCCGACGGCACCTTCCGGCCCAACGACAACATCTCCCGCCAGCAGTTCGCGGTGATGCTGTATCGCTACCTGGGGCTGGACGGCACCCAGTATGAGAGCGTGACGCTGCCCTTCGCGGACAACGCCTCCATCGGGGATTACGCCCTGACGGCGGTGAAGGCCCTGTACACCGAGGGCATCATCAACGGCTCCACCGGCAGCGACGGACGGCTGTACTTCAATCCCGGCGGGTCCCTGACCCGGGCCCAGGCCGCCGCCATGATCGGCCGTACCCAGGAGAAGGGCTACGCCATTGTCGATCTGACCTTCTCCGACACCGCCTCCATCCCTGCCTACGCCACCTACTACATCCAGACCATGGCGGCCCAGGGCGTCATCAGCGGCTATGCGGACGGCACGTTCCAGCCCGGAGCCAACATCACCCGGGGTCAGATGGCCAAGATCCTCTACAACCTGATGTGA